The Gossypium hirsutum isolate 1008001.06 chromosome A03, Gossypium_hirsutum_v2.1, whole genome shotgun sequence genome contains the following window.
ACCCCACCATGGTGTTGCTGATGCCTTCATTGCCGAAGCACGGGCGTATGAGTAGGCCATCATCTTTGTGGCTGAGTTAGGATTTTGATCAGTACAGATGGAGGGCAATTCACTTACTGCCACCAAGAAATTGAATTCTCCTACACTAGACAAGTCTATCATTAGCCCGATTGTTCAAGATATTAAGGCAAAATTGGGGATAATTGCAAAAGTCACCTTTTGTTTTGCTGGAAGACAAGCCAACATCATTGCTCACGCACTGGCTGGAGAAGGTTGTCCATTCTCGGTCCAGCGGTACTGGATAGAGAAAGCGTCATTTATGGTGGAACGGGCGGCCAAAAGGGACTTGCAAAGATGGTTTCATCAGAATTAATCTGCACCTGACTGCTTTGGAATTTGGAGATTTTCTAATCTTTTACCTCCAACTGGTTTCTAAAGCTTTTCTCTCTCTTTTGATATCAATGGTTTGTTCGCAGACCAGAATTTTGAAGCTTCGATTGGAGAGAGTTTTTCGACTGGTTTTCATCGGGTTAGGAGGAAAGCAAGGAAAGAGTTttgagtttgtttttttttttttttcagatggTAATCTCTCCTTATCTGTTGGTTGCCTTTTCAAATCTTGGACAATGTATTGACGAGCCCGAGGGTTCTTTATTTGTCTTATGGTTTAGTGGGTTGGTGCATTAAACCGACACACCATCTTTCCTTGCTTTTAATTAATGGAAACCGATtgttttttggttaaaaaaactaaatcaaatcaatatttcttgtaaaaaaaaaactacacaaaaataaaaatcttgTATTACATTACACTTATCTCTAAATTTTTCTTCTCCCTTCTCTTTATAAGGTCCTTTACTCCTAAGTTTTCTTTGGTTTTTTAGCTTCCTATGAGCAACCAGTCAACCTCCGGTTTGGCACCACtcacatctttatttcaatttttttctatttttttatttatgtcatTCAGCATAATGATTTCAAGATCTAACCTCCTTTCTAACCGTTTGTGATCGTTGGTGAGAGGTGGTTGTCTATTTGCTCCATAGGTTCTCCCATGTTTGGTTGTTTATCCCTCTTGTCTTTAGTAAGGCCTTGCCTTTGACAgactttgcttcttctttttttcctttaatgCAGTGAAGCCCTTTTTCGTTGGCACTTTTTTATAGTCTCATCGATTATGACCCTCAGCTGTCACGGTGCCATCGCACATGATCTGCTTGTGGTGGTTGTGTTGCCAGTGCTTGGCTTTGGCTCCTCCTCCATTTGGTGTCCTTGTCGATCCTGTGGTGGTTGTCAATGTCTTTTTTGGGGTGTCACAGTGGCATTGCTGCCACTAGAGGCATGCCCAATTACAGTAACCTTTGTTTGTTTCTCGGAGCATTTTCCCTCTCTTCCCCATGCATGACGGAAGCATTCTACTAAGGTTCTTTGAGAACCTATTTGTTTAGTTGGGCTCAACTCATGGGCTTTGTATTGCTTGGTAACTTGTTTTTTTATGAATGAATCTCATCATTTTGGGCGTCCAATGCTATAACATCGCTACTCCAAGTTTAGGGCTTTCTTTCTTCGGGGCAAAAAGATGAAGCATTAAAGCTCAAATTAGTTTGTTGATGGGCTTTAAATTCCTCCATTTTCGTGCCAAAAAGAAAGGCATATATTCCGCTGGAAACTCATCAAAAGAGGGGAATCCATGTGTCTGTCACCCAACACCTTCAACCcttgaattaaaatacaaataaatccATAATCGGAAAAAGAGGACTGAGTTGCTTGTTCAGTTTACAATGGCGAAATTCAGACAACATTTGACTTTGTGGCAACCTCGGGAGTTGCTCCAAGATCCATTATTCAAATTCCCTTACTTGCCTGGAATCTCGCTCTCCATTTCGCTTTTTTCACGCTAATTCCACTACGCATTTAAAGTTTTATACTTCAAACTTGTCTTTCTCCATACTTTTGGATCTCTCATTTTTCTTCCCCTTTGTGTGCCATTTCAAAAGAGTTTTTCACATTCAGTTTTCACGTCTTTTGCATGTTCCTTTGCCTCTGTCGGTTCAGTTTCCTCTTTCATTTCCAACGCCTTTGATTGGACTCTCATCCTTTCATTTTTCCCCCTCTATAACCTTTCAGGGTGGGAGGTTACTGAATTTGAAGCTTGAAGGGAACCAGTCAAATTGGTAACTTCTTCAAATTCTTgggttatgtttaaattttttgaattttgtttttatgtttgCCAAATGTTTGATAAAATCTTGGCATTGTTGCCAAGGGTTTTCAATTGAATTGACCATATTGCTTTAAATTTCCCTTAGtggcaatttttttctttttttgggatGGTCAAAATTAGAGTGTCAAAAGCAGGGCAACTTCTTGTTTCTCAAATTCACAACTTATGAATCTGAATATGGATAGAGATAACAATATAATTTGCTTCGAAAGCTTCTACTTGTGGCATTATTGCTTCATTGAAGTTGTCTACTAGCTTGTTTTCATGCTTTAGAAATTAGAATTCTTTCACTTCCTTGGCAAGTTCTCATTTGAAGTTTTGGCAATGGCAATTTGGAGCTGATAGTTCCAAATCTCATGTTTCTTTTTTCTCATATGCAGGTCAGTGACATGTCGAATATCAAGTTAGATGAGGTTGTTTGCCGTGATTCTGAAGAATCAGAATTAAGCTCTTGGAATGAGAAAGTGACTTCAGATGAAAAGGTTAATAGAGTATATGAGATCCTAAATGGCATCCATAAGCAAGGGCAGAGGTCACTTGGCAGTATCACCCCAGATGTTGAGAATGGAACACTGACTGATAGGTAGATTTACCAACAAGTTTCGACTTCTAACGGTTTATTTTTCATTCATCTCTATGAGTTCTATCTTTTTATGTGTGCTTCGTTGTaatgtatgtttgttttattaatttgatttcaATACGAATCTAATTTATATACACTACATGTCCAAGCTTGAAAGACAAGAAATTGGCTGGTTATGAATTGCACAACAATGAGATGAGCCAATTATCACAGTTGATATACTCCTTGTTCTATTGTCTTTGAATATTTTAAACCTCGATTGCCTCTGCTTGACAAAGAATTTTGATCGGAGATCAAGTTGTTGCTTTttcaatatttgaaattttgagtttcttaatTTCTCCTAATGTATATACAGTACTAAACTACTAACTAATTTGTTTGCATTCATGTTGTATAAAGTAATATGATCATACAGAACTATATGATCAAATTTTCCACTTTAAAAGTGAGTTTGTTGGGTCAATTTGATGTATATATCACTCTTTCATCAGGTTATTTAAAGGGAATAAAGCAGCAATTGCTGATAGTTTCAATCTTCCATTTGATCGGAATGAAAAACATGCATATGTATTTGGAAGAAGATCTGGACCTCTTATATCCGGAACAGCCTACTGTATTTCTTCGTGCTGCATGATATTGCTGAATAAAGTTGTTCTCTCAAGTTATAATTTTAATGCAGGAATATCATTGATGTTTTATCAGGTATGTCACTACACCTCAATAGCTTCATAGCATTTGAAGTAAGCAAAATGTCTTGTCATGAGTATCATAAGCAAGTTTCTCTCAGCTGTATTATGTCTTTAAAATGAAACTGAAAAGCATGCAGAATTCTTAGCATCTTTGAACATTAGTCCTATCTGTGATCACCTTTCAATGCCTCATTTTATGCGAACTGTTAAAAATTTGTGAGCGTGGAAGTTCATTCTTTTTCCTGTATTGCACTGCAGAATCTGATAAGTTGTGTAGTTGTTGCCATATTGGGTCTGTGTAGAGCAGTTTCAGTCGAAAAGCTGAATTGGAAGCTGATCAGGGTTTGGCTCCCTGTAAATATAATCTTTGTTGGCATGCTTGTGTCGGGAATGTATAGGTATGTTACAGACTGCACCTCCAGCGTATTCCTCATATATTATTTACTCAAAAAGTGAAGCTAAGTGGACTCCAACTCTCAATTTTCTGTGTTTTTCGTTTCAGTTTGAAATACATAAATATAGCAATGGTGACCATCCTAAAGAACATGACAAATATTTTAACAGCAATTGGAGAATATTATGTTTTCCGAAAGCATCAAAATCAGAAAGTGTGGACAGCAATGTTTATGATGGTAAATTTACTACTTGTGGTTATCTGATTCAGGAAAACTAATTCTCTACTTCTGTATGAACTGTATGCTACTGTCGCCAGAAATTGTTTGCTTCTCCTGTTCATGGAGCAGGAACCACCTTGAGTACTGATTTGTTCTCAGAATCTTAAAAGTTAATAATGGGAAAATATCCAATTAGAAGTTAAAAAGATTTTCTTTTTCAGCAGTTCTTACTGTTGATTTTATTTGGGGAACACAAATCAAAGTCAAAACTCTTCAACAAATATGAACTCCCCCTGAAAAAAGCCACTCTCTCACAGTGATGAATGCAAATTTTCCTTTCTTCAGAACTTTTAAAATTGATTACAAAGACTGTCATTTTGCTGCAGATTATCTCTGCCGTCAGTGGTGGTATTACAGATCTCTCATTTGACGCCAAAGGGTATACATGGCAGATTTTGAATTGCATCTTCACAGCTGCCTATTCGGTATGCCttgaatattttctttatttagtcAACTTATGATTTTGAGATTTGTCATCTCTAGCTTAGACTATGGGAATTATGGTTTTTGTGCAGATCTATTTGTTCTTTTATGATTACCTAATGAGCTACATTTGCAATTTGTGACAGCTTACTTTGCGGCTTGTCATGGATAAAGCTAAGCAGGCAACCAAATTAGGATCACTTAATAATGTGTCCATGGTTTTACTGAATAATTTGTTGTCTCTGCCCTTCGCAATCTTCTTGATTTTCGTTTTGAACGAATGGGAATATGTAATAAATGCGTGCGTAAACACCTTAAATTACAGTTTGTCACAGTTATATAAGTTCTCCATCATGGAAATATCATCTTTCGCGTTCTGACAATTGCTGTTTTGATTTTCCAGCGATGTGATTGAATTGCCAGTGTTTTGGGTTGTTGCAACAGCTAGTGGGTTGCTTGGACTTGCCATTAGCTTCACATCCATGTGGTTTTTGCATCAAACTGGACCAACCACTTACAGGTATTTGGTTTGTGTACGATTAAACTCGATAGTGGTACACAGCTACTCCTCAAAAGGCCTATGCCTCTTACGTATTGTTAGAAAGAGTGGCTCTTGGAAATTTATGAACCTCTGATAATCTTTATGCTCGTATATATAATTAGATATCAATATACTTTCAGGGAACATTTGTGTACTTTGTTAACAAAGCAAATAAGTGCTATCTGTGTTAATCCATTCTTCTAGCAGAGATTTCTTTTCGAGTAATGCTTGATATGGAGTACATTATAGTTTTCATATTACTAGTGTCTATAGATGTCATAGTATATTAGCCTCCAATTCCCTCCATTTGCATTCTGCTCTAATCTTTTTAATCATGTATTGTGCAGTATATCCTTCGTTCGTGCCTGAATGTGATGACTACATGACAATAACACTGACATCATATCCTTGTTTCAGTCTTGTAGGTTCCTTGAACAAGGTTCCCATCTCTATAGCCGGACTCATGCTGTTCAAAGTTCCACTCAGTGTACCAAACATGTTCAGCATACTTTTTGGTAAATGACTTGACCCCGCATTTACCATGAACAAAATGCCTACACTCAGATTTTCATCTTATGTTCGATCAATGCATGCTTCTTCCAGGTTTATTTGCTGGAATATTCTTTGCCAGAGCCAAAATGTCATAATCCAAGAACAGGACAATGCGCAGACAAGATATAGTAAACATAGCTTCTCCTTATGTAAGGATCATCAATATCTGGGGAAATGAAACACAGAAGATTACATAAAACTTTTCAAAGTTTTAGGAAACAAAATTTGATTGCAATATCAAGGATTAAGCATACATAATACCACTGCCTTAAAAATACAACTTCCTATACACAACTCGGAAAGGTCATTAGTCAACAGAATAATTGCATGTTttgcatttttcttttctttttgaggAAACAACCTAATCTAGGGATTGTGTGTAATTCCCTTGATATGTAGCTGtaactttattatttttctcataaAACTTATTTCCCTCGTTTTGGGTATTGATAGACATACAAACGCAAGCTAAAGAGAAGAGCTGTCAAGTTGTTAACTTGATTCTCTACGTTTgtaaaattgtttaattttaaagcTTTTAATTCCGAATATTTTAGTTTCATTTTGCATTTGTACATATGTGTGTGCAGATGGCTGGATTACTTTTTCCCCCCTTCGGTACTTTTGAAGGGAATGAAAGAGAGAAGGGCGTGGGGCAGTACTAAGAGGATAGCCATGGGATTGTTTTAAACCTGTAAATTTGGACTAAAACTCGAAAACCTATAACGATCAATTTGAACTAAAAAATATGGTCTGAGCAACTTGAACCAGTTGGATTTAATTATACAACTTGAACATGAATTAACTCTTAACTTAATCTGGTTTAAACTCAAAATGATTTGAGCTCAAGacaacttaaaatttaaattatcaattcaaatatgtaaTGACCCagacttgaagaaaaatttggcttttaaacTCAAATAGTGTAAATCCAGAACAACTTAAATTCAAATTGAGTAAATCTAGATTTATTCGATACAAAATCAAACTGACAAGCCGAAGAAGAATTTACTTGTTTAGATTATATTATTTACTAAGTAGGAGAAGAGAAGCTAagcatcaccatcaccatcaccatcactGCAGTGTTCACCTCGAAGAATTGTCAGATTGTGTTTGGCAGAAGGGGGAATATAggaaaaacaaaaggaaagagTTTCCTTCCAATATTAATCGATTTGGTAGGTGTTGGGTGGATGATGTTTTTGAGCAGAGAATAACAAAGAAACGACAATAACAACGTTACAGCCTCACCCTCCTCCTACGGGTTAATTCACTGATCTGAATATACACAATTGCATGTGCATGTGCATGTGCATGTGCATGTGCATGTGCATGTGCATGTGCCTGGCCTTAATCTCAATTTGTCACCTTTTTTACTTCAAATCAAAATTAACACTAAAAGGGTTGTCATTGTTTTGTGGAGGTTCTATTTGTTTTTGTCTACTTGACTACTTTAATGGTACTAGTGTTTGGGTTAACATCAATCAGCATTTATATAACTATTTTAAGCTATGTTACCATAATTTCaagtaaataacaataataaataagaaaCTTTTCAAACTAAATTATCttattaaattagaattttaatCCAAGCTAAAATGCCAAATTTTATAGCTTTTAGATTTTGCAAATGTAATGTTGGCTCCTATTGTTCCTTAACCCCCATTAGAATGCATATCATTATATCCTTCAATTTGTAATGTTTACATTTGTACGTGATTTTATTAtctaaaatatgatttatatatttgaagtattgttGATACTGGATATCAGCAAGGGTAACATACAACGAGATGGTGGTGGTGATAAGGAGGTTAGTTCATCTGTGATAGACAAAGAGCCAAAATTCTTGAGGAAAAGTAGAAACAGGAGATGAGGAGAATGAGTAGGAGGACATGTGCTATTGTAATCTAAGGTTACTAAGAAAGAGGAAGGACACCTCTCTATGTCATGCCCCGGGATACTTATATGCGAGACGTCTCCTTCCTAGCTACATTATGTCACCAAAAATCCCAGGATAAGGTTCCTTGTCATGTACGGCTCCAGTGGTGGagccaaaaaaatattttgggggcccgaaattaaattgtatatttttacgatagtaaaaatataatttcaccattttaataatctatatctttataattttaaaggactaaattaattttttatcattttgggagggtcaaagtgaaattttaccattattaatttcaaattctataaattttaaagggcctaaatgaaaattttcattttaggggggttGAGGCCCCTGCCAACCCCATCACTGTACGGCTCTAACATTCTATTTAATGAGGTAACACGAGGTTGTTAGACCTCAATTGTCCTATAGAGGGTTCAACTAGGTAGATAAGGATGGATGATCTCCCCACGAGTGGTAAGGGGCATGCAGTGGCTGGTCATTGAGTAACCATTTAAACAGTATAAGGCGGAGGGCCATTTGTACTTGTCTCTCTAGTTGTTTCCCAAATTTCCACTTGCCCAAGTCAAGATAGGAGTATAACAAGTATAATTTGAGCACCTAAGACCTAAAAATTATGGTGGTAGGAGTATTATGAAGGAAAGtttctttttagtatttttattataatttaagtttatatattttatttattataatcttAACCAATTTGAATATACATTATAAcatgatttcaaaaatatatattttattcccCAAATATAATGCTATGTTACCTTTTGAATTGTTGTTAAATCAATATGAAATGGAGAAAaccaagtaaaataaaaaaatgttgaaacgAATTAATTGAGGCCTTATATAAAAGCACCAGTTAGTGCTTAAGTGCCATCTCTTGAAAAAGAAAGGTTACCCAATTGTTTAGTTTGAAAGCAAACCTTTTAAATGTTGGAATCATTAAAGCTAATGACTACTTCTGAATTTCCAACCACACTTTCTCTTTGGAAACGTAGCTAAAGAGAGTAGACAAGGATTTAGTCCCTTGGTTAAATAGATTGATAATGATTGTAATTCCTCCcaattatttaaatattcaatttaacccctatttaaacaatttttttttacttttaacccttatactttaaattttttattttaatccataaaattgaatttttgacAGTAGGGGATAAACTTGATTAAACAATGAACAaagtcaataaaataaaaataaaaagatcgaacacacaaattttacgtgaaaaaattCCCTAAgagaggataaaaaactacgggAAAAGagagatttcactataataaatgagagtacaaaagatggagagaattaaaagaaaaactcaaagccCTACAAGAAAAACCAttcgaaacaaaaaaaaaacaaaattctttcaatctaaatattttttttattgtgtaaaacctagagtaactaaggcttatttaaaggttgaaatccATAGCATAAATGACTACAACAACTCTAGGCTAATCAGAGTTTAAGTAGGAAActaaaaatatagtttaattGGGAGAAGAAAAGTCAAACTTTTGTCAAAATAAGAGGTATTTTCCTACAAATCTCTACCTTGACTCGTATTTAAACCAACTCCCTTGCGGAGCCCTATTATAGGCTCAACTAATTCTTCGTCGGATACTTACCAAATCTAAGCAATGCTCGAACTCTGAAACTAGAAGGATCTTTGTAAACATGTTGGTCGGTTTGTGTTTTGTGCCAATTTTAAGAATCAGAACATCCCCTTGAATGATCACCTCTCAAACAAAATGATAACGAATGTTTATGTGCTTCTTTCTCTTGTGATGCTTTTGATCTTTGGTGAGATGTATGGAACTTTGACTATCATAATATACGATAGTTACCCCTTTTTCACTTACCAGTTCACTAAACAGGTCCCTTAACTAAATTGCTTCTTTTACTGTTTTTGTAATTGCCATGTATTCTGCTTCAGTAGTCGACAAAGCCACTATAGCTTGAAGTGTCGCTTTCCAACTAATGACACAATTCCCAAAAGTAAATAGGTAACCTGTGAGAGACCTTCTTCTATCTAAATCTCCTAcataatcagaatcaacatatTCGACTAAACCCTTTTGAGTTCTTCCAAACTCTAAGCATATGTTAGAAGTaccttataaatatataaaaatccaCTTAACTACATGCCAATGTAACTTACCACGATTGGCCATGTATCGACTAGCAACACTAACAATATGTGAAATATCGGGACGAATGCATACCATTGCATACATTAAACTTCCAATTGCActtaaataatgtatttttaaCATGTACCTTTCATCTCATTCATTTTATGGGGAATCTGAAATTGAGAGTTTAAAGTGTGCAGCTAAAGGATTACTTATTGATTTTGCATCTTACATCTCAAATCACTCAAAAATCTTCTTGATGTactttttttatgataaaaataatttcccaaAATGCATATCTCTCAAAATTTCCATCCCCAAAATTTTCTTTGCTGCACCTAAATTATTCAtctcgaatttcgagttaaacatGGTTTTAAAATGATCAATTTCAGATGAACTGTTAGTcgcaattaacatatcatcaacataaagaaaaatatatataaaagaaccaTCATCGAGACATTGTAGATAAACACAACTATTATACTTATTTCGAGAAAAACCAATACTCAACATGAAAGAGTCAAACTTTTTATACCACTGTCGAGGAGACTGCTTCAAACCGTACAAAGACTTTTGTAAGAGACAAACATAATCTTCTTAGCCTTCAAATTTGTAGTATCCTGGTTGTTGCATGTAGATGTCCTCTTTAAGGTTACCGTGAAGGCAAAAAGTCTTTACATCTAACTATTTTAACTCAAGATTATTTGA
Protein-coding sequences here:
- the LOC107886042 gene encoding GDP-mannose transporter GONST2; the encoded protein is MSNIKLDEVVCRDSEESELSSWNEKVTSDEKVNRVYEILNGIHKQGQRSLGSITPDVENGTLTDRLFKGNKAAIADSFNLPFDRNEKHAYVFGRRSGPLISGTAYCISSCCMILLNKVVLSSYNFNAGISLMFYQNLISCVVVAILGLCRAVSVEKLNWKLIRVWLPVNIIFVGMLVSGMYSLKYINIAMVTILKNMTNILTAIGEYYVFRKHQNQKVWTAMFMMIISAVSGGITDLSFDAKGYTWQILNCIFTAAYSLTLRLVMDKAKQATKLGSLNNVSMVLLNNLLSLPFAIFLIFVLNEWEYVINADVIELPVFWVVATASGLLGLAISFTSMWFLHQTGPTTYSLVGSLNKVPISIAGLMLFKVPLSVPNMFSILFGLFAGIFFARAKMS